In Syngnathus acus chromosome 21, fSynAcu1.2, whole genome shotgun sequence, one genomic interval encodes:
- the pdk1 gene encoding pyruvate dehydrogenase (acetyl-transferring) kinase isozyme 1, mitochondrial → MRLLRFLRSSVSIGKDIDYYSKFSPSPLSMKQFLDFGSENACEKTSFTFLRHELPVRLANIMKEINLLPDNLLRTPSVRLVQSWYVQSLQEILEFKDKNAEDDKVTYDFTDAVIKIRNRHNDVIPTMAQGLVEYKDTYGTDPVVSQNVQYFLDRFYMSRISIRMLLNQHTLLFGGKVKVNPAHPKQIGSIDPHCRVSEVIKDAYENARNLCDRYYMNSPELTLEEYNVKDQGNPISMVYVPSHLYHMVFELFKNAMRATMELYGDSMDHPPVRVQVGLGTEDLTVKVSDRGGGVPLRKIDRLFTYTYSTAPPPSIDGSRAAPLAGYGYGLPITRLYARYFQGDLKLYSLEGYGTDAVIYIRALSTESIERLPVYNKSAWKHYKTIHEADDWCIPSREPKDMTTFRRF, encoded by the exons ATGAGACTTTTAAGGTTTTTGCGGAGCAGCGTGTCCATAGGGAAGGACATTGACTATTATTCCAAATTCTCACCCTCCCCTTTGTCTATGAAGCAGTTTCTGGATTTTG GTTCCGAAAATGCTTGTGAGAAAACGTCCTTCACCTTTCTCAGGCACGAGTTACCTGTGAGGCTGGCAAATATCATGAAGGAGATCAACTTGTTGCCAGATAACTTGCTAAGAACACCATCTGTGCGTCTGGTTCAGAGCTG GTATGTTCAAAGTCTCCAGGAGATCCTCGAgtttaaagacaaaaatgcaGAAGATGACAAAGTCACATATGA TTTCACAGATGCGGTGATTAAGATTCGGAATCGTCACAACGACGTCATCCCGACCATGGCTCAGGGTCTCGTGGAGTACAAAGACACGTACGGTACCGACCCAGTGGTTAGCCAGAACGTGCAGTACTTTCTGGACCGGTTCTACATGAGCAGGATCTCAATTCGCATGCTGCTCAACCAGCATA CGCTCCTTTTTGGTGGCAAAGTGAAGGTCAATCCAGCACACCCCAAACAAATTGGCAGCATTGATCCACACTGTCGAGTGAGTGAGGTTATAAAAG aTGCCTATGAAAATGCAAGAAACCTATGTGACAGATATTACATGAACTCTCCTGAGCTCACACTAGAGGAATACAATG TCAAAGATCAGGGGAACCCCATCTCGATGGTCTACGTTCCATCCCACTTGTACCACATGGTGTTTGAACTGTTCAAG AATGCCATGCGCGCCACCATGGAGCTGTACGGAGACTCCATGGATCATCCTCCGGTTCGCGTTCAGGTTGGTCTGGGAACTGAAGATCTGACAGTCAAGGTGAGCGATCGCGGAGGAGGCGTTCCCCTGCGTAAGATCGACAGGCTCTTCACGTACACGTACTCCACGGCTCCGCCACCGAGCATCGACGGGTCCCGGGCTGCTCCTCTG GCCGGTTATGGATACGGCTTACCCATCACTCGACTTTACGCCCGCTACTTCCAAGGAGACCTCAAGCTGTACTCTCTCGAGGGCTATGGGACTGACGCGGTCATTTACATCCGG GCGCTGTCCACAGAGTCCATCGAGAGGCTGCCGGTGTACAACAAGTCGGCGTggaaacactacaaaacgatACACGAGGCCGATGACTGGTGCATTCCCAGTCGGGAGCCTAAGGACATGACTACCTTTCGGCGGTTCTAG
- the nup62l gene encoding nucleoporin 62 like isoform X1 has product MSGGFNFGQPSTGFAFGTAKTTAPAAPATGFGLTTTSTPAAAGSSGGGGFSFGSSTQPAASSAPSGGGGFSFGTPAKSTAAGGSLAFGTPTATTFSLGSTPQSTPAAGLSLAVSSSGFNLTSGAPAGGGFSFGTPVPTQPGAAAAATPAPAGGGFSFGTPVPTQPGAAAAATPAPAGGGFSFGTPVPTQPAAAVAPTTNASGGLPFGAFSFGGSKVQVTTATATISAPGGGFSFGSSAAPNLTLGPQTISTTMASAPQAGGFTLGIKPSPTPAPPAVTPVAPSLFSTPASTAAAPATGSGFSFGATPTPAAAPTATTTTAGGGISFTLKPLGAVTTTAAVSAPTALAATTTSSFSLGLKPVITTTAVTVATTLPTTTAPAVMTYAQLEGLLNKWSLELEDQDRHFLQQATQVNAWDRMLVENAEKITSLHKEMEKVKLDQKRLNQELDFILSQQKELEDLLCPLEESVKEPSGTIYMQNADEERERTYKLAENVDAQLKRMSQDLKEIIEHLNTSSGPADTSDPLQQICKILNAHMDSLQWIDQNSILLQRRVEEVSKLCDNQRKEQEKPFRLTFD; this is encoded by the coding sequence ATGAGTGGCGGCTTCAACTTCGGACAGCCTTCCACGGGCTTTGCTTTCGGCACCGCCAAGACCACCGCTCCAGCGGCACCCGCCACGGGATTCGGCCTGACCACAACGTCCACTCCCGCAGCCGCCGGAAgcagcggcggtggcggcttCTCCTTCGGCTCGTCCACTCAACCCGCCGCTAGTAGTGCaccgagcggcggcggcggctttaGTTTCGGCACCCCAGCGAAGAGCACCGCTGCCGGTGGGAGCCTCGCATTTGGAACCCCCACCGCCACTACCTTCAGCCTAGGTTCAACTCCGCAATCAACCCCGGCTGCAGGTCTCTCACTGGCGGTGTCGTCGTCTGGCTTCAATCTGACCTCGGGTGCGCCTGCAGGGGGAGGCTTCTCCTTTGGGACCCCAGTGCCAACCCAACCgggagcagcagcggcggctaCGCCTGCGCCTGCAGGGGGAGGCTTCTCCTTTGGGACCCCAGTGCCAACCCAACCcggagcagcagcggcggctaCGCCTGCGCCTGCAGGGGGAGGCTTCTCCTTTGGGACCCCAGTGCCAACCCAACCGGCAGCAGCAGTGGCACCCACGACAAATGCATCTGGAGGTCTCCCATTCGGAGCGTTCAGCTTTGGTGGAAGCAAGGTCCAAGTCACCACAGCGACAGCCACAATAAGCGCACCAGGGGGTGGCTTCTCTTTTGGGTCAAGTGCTGCTCCTAACCTCACACTGGGTCCCCAAACCATCTCCACCACTATGGCCTCAGCTCCACAGGCTGGAGGTTTCACCCTGGGGATTAAACCCTCACCAACCCCGGCTCCCCCTGCAGTGACCCCAGTGGCTCCATCTCTGTTCTCGACCCCAGCATCAACAGCTGCAGCCCCCGCAACAGGGTCTGGTTTTAGTTTCGGTGCCACTCCGACTCCTGCGGCGGCACCGACTGCAACGACCACCACGGCCGGCGGAGGCATATCATTCACACTTAAACCTCTCGGAGCGGTAACCACCACTGCCGCCGTGTCGGCCCCCACCGCCCTGGCTGCAACCACCACGTCAAGCTTCTCGCTAGGACTCAAACCTGTCATCACCACGACCGCAGTTACAGTGGCCACCACCCTCCCGACCACCACTGCCCCTGCTGTGATGACCTATGCCCAACTGGAGGGCCTCTTGAATAAGTGGAGCCTGGAGCTGGAAGATCAAGACAGACACTTCCTCCAGCAGGCCACTCAAGTCAACGCATGGGACCGCATGCTGGTGGAGAATGCTGAGAAGATCACATCCCTGCACAAGGAAATGGAGAAGGTGAAGCTGGACCAGAAAAGGCTCAACCAGGAGCTGGACTTCATCCTGTCCCAGCAGAAGGAGCTGGAGGATCTGCTGTGCCCGTTGGAGGAATCTGTCAAAGAGCCGAGCGGCACCATCTACATGCAAAATGCAGACGAGGAGCGTGAGAGGACGTACAAGCTCGCGGAGAACGTGGATGCGCAGCTCAAGAGGATGTCACAGGACCTGAAGGAGATCATCGAGCATCTCAACACGTCCAGCGGTCCTGCCGACACCAGCGACCCG
- the nup62l gene encoding nucleoporin 62 like isoform X4 produces MSGGFNFGQPSTGFAFGTAKTTAPAAPATGFGLTTTSTPAAAGSSGGGGFSFGSSTQPAASSAPSGGGLAFGTPTATTFSLGSTPQSTPAAGGGFSFGTPVPTQPGAAAAATPAPAGGGFSFGTPVPTQPGAAAAATPAPAGGGFSFGTPVPTQPAAAVAPTTNASGGLPFGAFSFGGSKVQVTTATATISAPGGGFSFGSSAAPNLTLGPQTISTTMASAPQAGGFTLGIKPSPTPAPPAVTPVAPSLFSTPASTAAAPATGSGFSFGATPTPAAAPTATTTTAGGGISFTLKPLGAVTTTAAVSAPTALAATTTSSFSLGLKPVITTTAVTVATTLPTTTAPAVMTYAQLEGLLNKWSLELEDQDRHFLQQATQVNAWDRMLVENAEKITSLHKEMEKVKLDQKRLNQELDFILSQQKELEDLLCPLEESVKEPSGTIYMQNADEERERTYKLAENVDAQLKRMSQDLKEIIEHLNTSSGPADTSDPLQQICKILNAHMDSLQWIDQNSILLQRRVEEVSKLCDNQRKEQEKPFRLTFD; encoded by the exons ATGAGTGGCGGCTTCAACTTCGGACAGCCTTCCACGGGCTTTGCTTTCGGCACCGCCAAGACCACCGCTCCAGCGGCACCCGCCACGGGATTCGGCCTGACCACAACGTCCACTCCCGCAGCCGCCGGAAgcagcggcggtggcggcttCTCCTTCGGCTCGTCCACTCAACCCGCCGCTAGTAGTGCaccgagcggcggcg GCCTCGCATTTGGAACCCCCACCGCCACTACCTTCAGCCTAGGTTCAACTCCGCAATCAACCCCGGCTGCAG GGGGAGGCTTCTCCTTTGGGACCCCAGTGCCAACCCAACCgggagcagcagcggcggctaCGCCTGCGCCTGCAGGGGGAGGCTTCTCCTTTGGGACCCCAGTGCCAACCCAACCcggagcagcagcggcggctaCGCCTGCGCCTGCAGGGGGAGGCTTCTCCTTTGGGACCCCAGTGCCAACCCAACCGGCAGCAGCAGTGGCACCCACGACAAATGCATCTGGAGGTCTCCCATTCGGAGCGTTCAGCTTTGGTGGAAGCAAGGTCCAAGTCACCACAGCGACAGCCACAATAAGCGCACCAGGGGGTGGCTTCTCTTTTGGGTCAAGTGCTGCTCCTAACCTCACACTGGGTCCCCAAACCATCTCCACCACTATGGCCTCAGCTCCACAGGCTGGAGGTTTCACCCTGGGGATTAAACCCTCACCAACCCCGGCTCCCCCTGCAGTGACCCCAGTGGCTCCATCTCTGTTCTCGACCCCAGCATCAACAGCTGCAGCCCCCGCAACAGGGTCTGGTTTTAGTTTCGGTGCCACTCCGACTCCTGCGGCGGCACCGACTGCAACGACCACCACGGCCGGCGGAGGCATATCATTCACACTTAAACCTCTCGGAGCGGTAACCACCACTGCCGCCGTGTCGGCCCCCACCGCCCTGGCTGCAACCACCACGTCAAGCTTCTCGCTAGGACTCAAACCTGTCATCACCACGACCGCAGTTACAGTGGCCACCACCCTCCCGACCACCACTGCCCCTGCTGTGATGACCTATGCCCAACTGGAGGGCCTCTTGAATAAGTGGAGCCTGGAGCTGGAAGATCAAGACAGACACTTCCTCCAGCAGGCCACTCAAGTCAACGCATGGGACCGCATGCTGGTGGAGAATGCTGAGAAGATCACATCCCTGCACAAGGAAATGGAGAAGGTGAAGCTGGACCAGAAAAGGCTCAACCAGGAGCTGGACTTCATCCTGTCCCAGCAGAAGGAGCTGGAGGATCTGCTGTGCCCGTTGGAGGAATCTGTCAAAGAGCCGAGCGGCACCATCTACATGCAAAATGCAGACGAGGAGCGTGAGAGGACGTACAAGCTCGCGGAGAACGTGGATGCGCAGCTCAAGAGGATGTCACAGGACCTGAAGGAGATCATCGAGCATCTCAACACGTCCAGCGGTCCTGCCGACACCAGCGACCCG
- the nup62l gene encoding nucleoporin 62 like isoform X3 — MSGGFNFGQPSTGFAFGTAKTTAPAAPATGFGLTTTSTPAAAGSSGGGGFSFGSSTQPAASSAPSGGGGFSFGTPAKSTAAGGSLAFGTPTATTFSLGSTPQSTPAAGLSLAVSSSGFNLTSGAPAGGGFSFGTPVPTQPGAAAAATPAPAAPAGGGFSFGTPVPTQPAAAVAPTTNASGGLPFGAFSFGGSKVQVTTATATISAPGGGFSFGSSAAPNLTLGPQTISTTMASAPQAGGFTLGIKPSPTPAPPAVTPVAPSLFSTPASTAAAPATGSGFSFGATPTPAAAPTATTTTAGGGISFTLKPLGAVTTTAAVSAPTALAATTTSSFSLGLKPVITTTAVTVATTLPTTTAPAVMTYAQLEGLLNKWSLELEDQDRHFLQQATQVNAWDRMLVENAEKITSLHKEMEKVKLDQKRLNQELDFILSQQKELEDLLCPLEESVKEPSGTIYMQNADEERERTYKLAENVDAQLKRMSQDLKEIIEHLNTSSGPADTSDPLQQICKILNAHMDSLQWIDQNSILLQRRVEEVSKLCDNQRKEQEKPFRLTFD, encoded by the exons ATGAGTGGCGGCTTCAACTTCGGACAGCCTTCCACGGGCTTTGCTTTCGGCACCGCCAAGACCACCGCTCCAGCGGCACCCGCCACGGGATTCGGCCTGACCACAACGTCCACTCCCGCAGCCGCCGGAAgcagcggcggtggcggcttCTCCTTCGGCTCGTCCACTCAACCCGCCGCTAGTAGTGCaccgagcggcggcggcggctttaGTTTCGGCACCCCAGCGAAGAGCACCGCTGCCGGTGGGAGCCTCGCATTTGGAACCCCCACCGCCACTACCTTCAGCCTAGGTTCAACTCCGCAATCAACCCCGGCTGCAGGTCTCTCACTGGCGGTGTCGTCGTCTGGCTTCAATCTGACCTCGGGTGCGCCTGCAGGGGGAGGCTTCTCCTTTGGGACCCCAGTGCCAACCCAACCgggagcagcagcggcggctaCGCCTGCGCCTG CTGCGCCTGCAGGGGGAGGCTTCTCCTTTGGGACCCCAGTGCCAACCCAACCGGCAGCAGCAGTGGCACCCACGACAAATGCATCTGGAGGTCTCCCATTCGGAGCGTTCAGCTTTGGTGGAAGCAAGGTCCAAGTCACCACAGCGACAGCCACAATAAGCGCACCAGGGGGTGGCTTCTCTTTTGGGTCAAGTGCTGCTCCTAACCTCACACTGGGTCCCCAAACCATCTCCACCACTATGGCCTCAGCTCCACAGGCTGGAGGTTTCACCCTGGGGATTAAACCCTCACCAACCCCGGCTCCCCCTGCAGTGACCCCAGTGGCTCCATCTCTGTTCTCGACCCCAGCATCAACAGCTGCAGCCCCCGCAACAGGGTCTGGTTTTAGTTTCGGTGCCACTCCGACTCCTGCGGCGGCACCGACTGCAACGACCACCACGGCCGGCGGAGGCATATCATTCACACTTAAACCTCTCGGAGCGGTAACCACCACTGCCGCCGTGTCGGCCCCCACCGCCCTGGCTGCAACCACCACGTCAAGCTTCTCGCTAGGACTCAAACCTGTCATCACCACGACCGCAGTTACAGTGGCCACCACCCTCCCGACCACCACTGCCCCTGCTGTGATGACCTATGCCCAACTGGAGGGCCTCTTGAATAAGTGGAGCCTGGAGCTGGAAGATCAAGACAGACACTTCCTCCAGCAGGCCACTCAAGTCAACGCATGGGACCGCATGCTGGTGGAGAATGCTGAGAAGATCACATCCCTGCACAAGGAAATGGAGAAGGTGAAGCTGGACCAGAAAAGGCTCAACCAGGAGCTGGACTTCATCCTGTCCCAGCAGAAGGAGCTGGAGGATCTGCTGTGCCCGTTGGAGGAATCTGTCAAAGAGCCGAGCGGCACCATCTACATGCAAAATGCAGACGAGGAGCGTGAGAGGACGTACAAGCTCGCGGAGAACGTGGATGCGCAGCTCAAGAGGATGTCACAGGACCTGAAGGAGATCATCGAGCATCTCAACACGTCCAGCGGTCCTGCCGACACCAGCGACCCG
- the nup62l gene encoding nucleoporin 62 like isoform X2 yields the protein MSGGFNFGQPSTGFAFGTAKTTAPAAPATGFGLTTTSTPAAAGSSGGGGFSFGSSTQPAASSAPSGGGGFSFGTPAKSTAAGGSLAFGTPTATTFSLGSTPQSTPAAGGGFSFGTPVPTQPGAAAAATPAPAGGGFSFGTPVPTQPGAAAAATPAPAGGGFSFGTPVPTQPAAAVAPTTNASGGLPFGAFSFGGSKVQVTTATATISAPGGGFSFGSSAAPNLTLGPQTISTTMASAPQAGGFTLGIKPSPTPAPPAVTPVAPSLFSTPASTAAAPATGSGFSFGATPTPAAAPTATTTTAGGGISFTLKPLGAVTTTAAVSAPTALAATTTSSFSLGLKPVITTTAVTVATTLPTTTAPAVMTYAQLEGLLNKWSLELEDQDRHFLQQATQVNAWDRMLVENAEKITSLHKEMEKVKLDQKRLNQELDFILSQQKELEDLLCPLEESVKEPSGTIYMQNADEERERTYKLAENVDAQLKRMSQDLKEIIEHLNTSSGPADTSDPLQQICKILNAHMDSLQWIDQNSILLQRRVEEVSKLCDNQRKEQEKPFRLTFD from the exons ATGAGTGGCGGCTTCAACTTCGGACAGCCTTCCACGGGCTTTGCTTTCGGCACCGCCAAGACCACCGCTCCAGCGGCACCCGCCACGGGATTCGGCCTGACCACAACGTCCACTCCCGCAGCCGCCGGAAgcagcggcggtggcggcttCTCCTTCGGCTCGTCCACTCAACCCGCCGCTAGTAGTGCaccgagcggcggcggcggctttaGTTTCGGCACCCCAGCGAAGAGCACCGCTGCCGGTGGGAGCCTCGCATTTGGAACCCCCACCGCCACTACCTTCAGCCTAGGTTCAACTCCGCAATCAACCCCGGCTGCAG GGGGAGGCTTCTCCTTTGGGACCCCAGTGCCAACCCAACCgggagcagcagcggcggctaCGCCTGCGCCTGCAGGGGGAGGCTTCTCCTTTGGGACCCCAGTGCCAACCCAACCcggagcagcagcggcggctaCGCCTGCGCCTGCAGGGGGAGGCTTCTCCTTTGGGACCCCAGTGCCAACCCAACCGGCAGCAGCAGTGGCACCCACGACAAATGCATCTGGAGGTCTCCCATTCGGAGCGTTCAGCTTTGGTGGAAGCAAGGTCCAAGTCACCACAGCGACAGCCACAATAAGCGCACCAGGGGGTGGCTTCTCTTTTGGGTCAAGTGCTGCTCCTAACCTCACACTGGGTCCCCAAACCATCTCCACCACTATGGCCTCAGCTCCACAGGCTGGAGGTTTCACCCTGGGGATTAAACCCTCACCAACCCCGGCTCCCCCTGCAGTGACCCCAGTGGCTCCATCTCTGTTCTCGACCCCAGCATCAACAGCTGCAGCCCCCGCAACAGGGTCTGGTTTTAGTTTCGGTGCCACTCCGACTCCTGCGGCGGCACCGACTGCAACGACCACCACGGCCGGCGGAGGCATATCATTCACACTTAAACCTCTCGGAGCGGTAACCACCACTGCCGCCGTGTCGGCCCCCACCGCCCTGGCTGCAACCACCACGTCAAGCTTCTCGCTAGGACTCAAACCTGTCATCACCACGACCGCAGTTACAGTGGCCACCACCCTCCCGACCACCACTGCCCCTGCTGTGATGACCTATGCCCAACTGGAGGGCCTCTTGAATAAGTGGAGCCTGGAGCTGGAAGATCAAGACAGACACTTCCTCCAGCAGGCCACTCAAGTCAACGCATGGGACCGCATGCTGGTGGAGAATGCTGAGAAGATCACATCCCTGCACAAGGAAATGGAGAAGGTGAAGCTGGACCAGAAAAGGCTCAACCAGGAGCTGGACTTCATCCTGTCCCAGCAGAAGGAGCTGGAGGATCTGCTGTGCCCGTTGGAGGAATCTGTCAAAGAGCCGAGCGGCACCATCTACATGCAAAATGCAGACGAGGAGCGTGAGAGGACGTACAAGCTCGCGGAGAACGTGGATGCGCAGCTCAAGAGGATGTCACAGGACCTGAAGGAGATCATCGAGCATCTCAACACGTCCAGCGGTCCTGCCGACACCAGCGACCCG